The following are encoded in a window of Phaseolus vulgaris cultivar G19833 chromosome 3, P. vulgaris v2.0, whole genome shotgun sequence genomic DNA:
- the LOC137807814 gene encoding hydroxyproline O-galactosyltransferase GALT6-like isoform X1 yields MKRGRIGKLDTFFTFTRQRSTQILIVLALFYALFVSVEIPFVFRTVQEQPSRLPPLVRHPNGVVSGLILNDATFDSFLYQSACRVGRELWAELKSGNAQAPVSKPDNRSRPCPESIWVSGPDFLGRGSSMVIPCGLTLGSHVTVVGEPLRAQRKACQFVMELQGLKTVEGEEPPRVLHLNPRLRGDWSGKPVIELNTCYRMQWGTAIRCDGWKSRAGEDTVDGLVKCDKWIRADDDDRHAVETKVQWWLKRLIGRTKRVTVDWPFPFSVNKLFVLTVSAGLEGYHVNVDGRHVTSFPYRTGFTLEDATGLTLSGDISVHSVFAASLPSVHPNISPQQQLEFSTRWRAPNLPPFGVELFVGILSAGNHFAERMAVRKSWMQHSFIKSSKVVARFFVALHPKKEINVELKKEAEYFGDIVIVPYMDNYDLVVLKTVAICEYGVRTVSAEYIMKGDDDTFVKVDDVMTQARNVPYSTSFYIGNINYRHTPLRRGKWAVTYEEWPEEEYPPYANGPGYILSSDIASYILSEFEVHKLRLFKMEDVSMGMWVQQFNRTKPVYYLHSLMFCQFGCVEGYITAHYQSPRQMMCLWDKLQMQRIPECCNMR; encoded by the exons ATGAAAAGAGGGAGAATAGGCAAGTTAGATACTTTTTTCACATTCACCAGACAACGATCCACTCAGATTCTCATCGTTCTTGCGCTCTTCTACGCTCTCTTCGTCTCCGTCGAGATCCCCTTCGTCTTCAGAACCGTTCAAGAACAACCGTCTCGCCTCCCGCCACTCGTTCGCCACCCAAACGGCGTCGTCTCCGGTTTGATCCTAAACGACGCCACATTCGATTCCTTCCTCTACCAATCCGCCTGCCGCGTCGGCAGGGAGCTTTGGGCCGAACTTAAATCAGGCAACGCGCAGGCCCCCGTTTCCAAGCCCGACAACAGATCCAGGCCCTGCCCCGAGTCCATATGGGTATCCGGGCCCGATTTTTTGGGCCGTGGGAGTTCGATGGTGATTCCCTGTGGGCTCACGTTAGGGTCCCATGTAACGGTGGTTGGGGAGCCGTTAAGAGCGCAACGGAAGGCGTGTCAGTTTGTGATGGAGTTGCAGGGGCTGAAGACGGTGGAGGGTGAAGAACCACCTAGGGTCTTACATCTGAATCCTAGGTTGAGAGGGGATTGGAGTGGGAAGCCTGTGATTGAACTCAACACGTGTTACCGCATGCAATGGGGTACTGCAATACGCTGTGATGGTTGGAAATCCAGAGCTGGTGAAGATACTG TTGATGGGTTGGTGAAATGTGACAAGTGGATTAGGGCTGATGATGATGACAGGCATGCAGTGGAGACCAAGGTACAGTGGTGGCTGAAGAGATTGATTGGTCGGACAAAACGAGTAACAGTTGATTGGCCATTTCCATTCTCTGTGAACAAGCTATTTGTTCTTACTGTCAGTGCTGGGTTGGAGGGCTACCATGTTAATGTTGATGGGAGGCATGTCACCTCTTTTCCTTATCGCACT GGCTTTACTCTTGAGGATGCCACTGGTCTTACTTTGAGCGGGGACATTAGTGTCCATTCTGTATTTGCTGCTTCTTTGCCTTCGGTGCATCCCAACATTTCCCCGCAGCAGCAGCTTGAATTTTCAACCAGATGGCGTGCCCCAAATCTTCCTCCCTTTGGCGTGGAATTGTTCGTTGGGATACTTTCAGCTGGAAACCATTTTGCTGAGCGGATGGCTGTGAGGAAGTCATGGATGCAGCATAGCTTTATCAAATCTTCGAAAGTGGTTGCTCGCTTCTTTGTAGCACTG CACCCGAAGAAGGAAATTAACGTGGAGTTGAAGAAGGAAGCAGAATATTTTGGTGATATTGTTATAGTTCCTTACATGGATAACTATGACCTTGTTGTGCTGAAAACGGTGGCCATATGTGAGTACGGG GTTCGCACAGTTTCTGCGGAGTATATCATGAAGGGAGATGATGACACTTTTGTAAAAGTTGATGATGTTATGACTCAAGCCAGGAATGTTCCATATTCTACGAGCTTTTATATAGGGAACATCAATTACCGCCACACACCCTTGCGCCGTGGTAAATGGGCCGTAACATATGAG GAGTGGCCAGAAGAGGAATACCCCCCGTATGCTAACGGACCGGGTTATATTTTGTCTTCTGATATTGCAAGCTACATTTTATCTGAATTTGAGGTGCATAAATTAAGG TTGTTTAAAATGGAAGATGTGAGTATGGGAATGTGGGTACAACAATTTAACAGAACAAAACCAGTGTACTATTTGCATAGCTTGATGTTCTGCCAGTTTGGTTGTGTGGAAGGCTATATCACAGCCCATTACCAATCGCCTAGGCAGATGATGTGCCTGTGGGATAAATTGCAGATGCAGAGAATTCCTGAGTGCTGCAACATGAGATAA
- the LOC137807817 gene encoding uncharacterized protein, producing MAHHPSQRRNLEAPQSKLTSPNPDLIQTYKPSFLVKHMSSLNLAPTHKTHPPHKHSPLVVPEKESAVAVAVKRTHKEKPQRSRLELERRKLGDPNDKGVVEDVKVEKEKPGNPCLEKPGKPCLEKHDGVERMSVAPGGGGGRRRSFCGSQTDLRDVFAINGAKMVSVDMPPFMQIHAVNCARKALDSMEKFTSKTLALSLKKEFDGVYGPAWHCIVGTSFGSFVTHSVGGFLYFSMDQKLYILLFKTAVQKAG from the exons ATGGCACACCACCCTTCCCAACGTCGGAACTTGGAAGCTCCACAATCCAAACTTACATCCCCAAACCCAGATCTCATCCAAACCTATAAACCCTCTTTCCTGGTAAAACACATGTCAAGCCTAAACTTGGCTCCAACCCACAAAACCCATCCACCCCACAAACACTCTCCTCTTGTCGTCCCAGAGAAAGAGAGTGCTGTTGCTGTGGCTGTGAAGAGAACCCACAAAGAGAAGCCCCAAAGGAGTCGTTTGGAATTGGAAAGGAGGAAGCTTGGTGATCCTAACGACAAGGGTGTAGTCGAGGATGTTAAGGTTGAAAAGGAGAAACCTGGGAATCCTTGTTTGGAGAAACCTGGGAAACCTTGTTTGGAAAAACATGATGGTGTTGAGAGAATGTCTGTGGCTCCGGGTGGCGGTGGGGGTAGAAGGAGATCCTTCTGTGGGTCACAGACTGATTTAAGAGATGTCTTTGCAATCAATGGAGCGAAAATGGTTTCGGTTGACATGCCACCGTTTATGCAGATCCACGCTGTGAATTGTGCCAGAAAAGCTTTGGATAGCATGGAGAAGTTCACATCCAAGACCCTTGCACTCTCCCTCAAGAAG GAATTTGACGGGGTGTATGGGCCGGCATGGCACTGTATTGTGGGGACTAGTTTTGGGTCTTTTGTGACCCATTCCGTTGGAGGGTTTCTATATTTCTCCATGGATCAAAAACTATACATTCTCTTATTTAAAACCGCAGTACAAAAAGCAGGTTGA
- the LOC137807814 gene encoding hydroxyproline O-galactosyltransferase GALT6-like isoform X2 — translation MKRGRIGKLDTFFTFTRQRSTQILIVLALFYALFVSVEIPFVFRTVQEQPSRLPPLVRHPNGVVSGLILNDATFDSFLYQSACRVGRELWAELKSGNAQAPVSKPDNRSRPCPESIWVSGPDFLGRGSSMVIPCGLTLGSHVTVVGEPLRAQRKACQFVMELQGLKTVEGEEPPRVLHLNPRLRGDWSGKPVIELNTCYRMQWGTAIRCDGWKSRAGEDTVDGLVKCDKWIRADDDDRHAVETKVQWWLKRLIGRTKRVTVDWPFPFSVNKLFVLTVSAGLEGYHVNVDGRHVTSFPYRTGFTLEDATGLTLSGDISVHSVFAASLPSVHPNISPQQQLEFSTRWRAPNLPPFGVELFVGILSAGNHFAERMAVRKSWMQHSFIKSSKVVARFFVALHPKKEINVELKKEAEYFGDIVIVPYMDNYDLVVLKTVAICEYGVRTVSAEYIMKGDDDTFVKVDDVMTQARNVPYSTSFYIGNINYRHTPLRRGKWAVTYELFKMEDVSMGMWVQQFNRTKPVYYLHSLMFCQFGCVEGYITAHYQSPRQMMCLWDKLQMQRIPECCNMR, via the exons ATGAAAAGAGGGAGAATAGGCAAGTTAGATACTTTTTTCACATTCACCAGACAACGATCCACTCAGATTCTCATCGTTCTTGCGCTCTTCTACGCTCTCTTCGTCTCCGTCGAGATCCCCTTCGTCTTCAGAACCGTTCAAGAACAACCGTCTCGCCTCCCGCCACTCGTTCGCCACCCAAACGGCGTCGTCTCCGGTTTGATCCTAAACGACGCCACATTCGATTCCTTCCTCTACCAATCCGCCTGCCGCGTCGGCAGGGAGCTTTGGGCCGAACTTAAATCAGGCAACGCGCAGGCCCCCGTTTCCAAGCCCGACAACAGATCCAGGCCCTGCCCCGAGTCCATATGGGTATCCGGGCCCGATTTTTTGGGCCGTGGGAGTTCGATGGTGATTCCCTGTGGGCTCACGTTAGGGTCCCATGTAACGGTGGTTGGGGAGCCGTTAAGAGCGCAACGGAAGGCGTGTCAGTTTGTGATGGAGTTGCAGGGGCTGAAGACGGTGGAGGGTGAAGAACCACCTAGGGTCTTACATCTGAATCCTAGGTTGAGAGGGGATTGGAGTGGGAAGCCTGTGATTGAACTCAACACGTGTTACCGCATGCAATGGGGTACTGCAATACGCTGTGATGGTTGGAAATCCAGAGCTGGTGAAGATACTG TTGATGGGTTGGTGAAATGTGACAAGTGGATTAGGGCTGATGATGATGACAGGCATGCAGTGGAGACCAAGGTACAGTGGTGGCTGAAGAGATTGATTGGTCGGACAAAACGAGTAACAGTTGATTGGCCATTTCCATTCTCTGTGAACAAGCTATTTGTTCTTACTGTCAGTGCTGGGTTGGAGGGCTACCATGTTAATGTTGATGGGAGGCATGTCACCTCTTTTCCTTATCGCACT GGCTTTACTCTTGAGGATGCCACTGGTCTTACTTTGAGCGGGGACATTAGTGTCCATTCTGTATTTGCTGCTTCTTTGCCTTCGGTGCATCCCAACATTTCCCCGCAGCAGCAGCTTGAATTTTCAACCAGATGGCGTGCCCCAAATCTTCCTCCCTTTGGCGTGGAATTGTTCGTTGGGATACTTTCAGCTGGAAACCATTTTGCTGAGCGGATGGCTGTGAGGAAGTCATGGATGCAGCATAGCTTTATCAAATCTTCGAAAGTGGTTGCTCGCTTCTTTGTAGCACTG CACCCGAAGAAGGAAATTAACGTGGAGTTGAAGAAGGAAGCAGAATATTTTGGTGATATTGTTATAGTTCCTTACATGGATAACTATGACCTTGTTGTGCTGAAAACGGTGGCCATATGTGAGTACGGG GTTCGCACAGTTTCTGCGGAGTATATCATGAAGGGAGATGATGACACTTTTGTAAAAGTTGATGATGTTATGACTCAAGCCAGGAATGTTCCATATTCTACGAGCTTTTATATAGGGAACATCAATTACCGCCACACACCCTTGCGCCGTGGTAAATGGGCCGTAACATATGAG TTGTTTAAAATGGAAGATGTGAGTATGGGAATGTGGGTACAACAATTTAACAGAACAAAACCAGTGTACTATTTGCATAGCTTGATGTTCTGCCAGTTTGGTTGTGTGGAAGGCTATATCACAGCCCATTACCAATCGCCTAGGCAGATGATGTGCCTGTGGGATAAATTGCAGATGCAGAGAATTCCTGAGTGCTGCAACATGAGATAA